One Deinococcus humi genomic region harbors:
- a CDS encoding arabinose isomerase: MPHHSFKIGLFGIGLDTYWPQFEGLEDRLKGYVAQVAARLERPGVEVVNLGLIDSPPKAREAGHQLRQADVDIVFLYATTYALSSTVLPAVQRAGVPVVILNLQPTASIDYASFNALGDRTRMTGEWLAYCAACPVPEIANVFTRAGLPFHQVTGVLEGDPHVWQEVDGWLAAARVAHALEHGRLGVMGRYYNGMLDIYSDLTAQAIAFGTHIQVVELDELATIRQGVGEAETAGRVQEFGEEFEIQPDCAPEELIRAARTSVALDRFVEQHALTSLAYYAESTPGSDNEDVISSVILGCSLLTARGIPVAGEYEVKNAQAMKIMDSFGVGGSFTEFYGIDFADDVVLMGHDGPGHVGIAQGKTKVRPLAVYHGKVGSGLSVEMSVQHGPVTLLSVVEDGGSLKLLVAQGESVPGPILEIGNTNSRYRFSLGARGFVEAWNAQGPAHHCAVGVGHIADRIHKLGALKGLRVIQVC, translated from the coding sequence ATGCCCCACCATTCATTCAAAATCGGCCTCTTTGGCATTGGGCTGGACACCTACTGGCCGCAGTTCGAGGGGCTGGAAGACCGCCTGAAAGGGTATGTGGCGCAGGTCGCCGCCAGACTGGAGCGTCCCGGCGTGGAAGTCGTCAACCTGGGCCTGATCGACTCTCCGCCCAAGGCGCGTGAGGCCGGGCATCAGCTGCGGCAGGCCGACGTGGACATCGTTTTTCTGTACGCCACCACCTACGCGCTGTCATCTACGGTGCTGCCCGCCGTGCAGCGGGCCGGGGTGCCCGTGGTCATCCTGAACCTGCAACCCACCGCCAGCATCGACTACGCGAGTTTTAACGCCCTGGGCGACAGAACAAGGATGACCGGCGAGTGGCTGGCCTACTGCGCCGCCTGCCCGGTGCCGGAAATCGCCAACGTGTTTACCCGCGCGGGCCTCCCCTTCCATCAGGTGACGGGCGTCCTGGAGGGTGATCCGCACGTGTGGCAGGAGGTAGACGGCTGGCTGGCGGCGGCCCGCGTGGCGCACGCTCTGGAGCATGGCCGCCTGGGCGTGATGGGCCGCTACTACAACGGCATGCTCGATATCTACAGCGATCTCACCGCGCAGGCCATCGCTTTCGGGACCCACATTCAGGTGGTGGAACTCGATGAGCTGGCCACCATCCGCCAGGGGGTTGGGGAGGCCGAGACGGCTGGGCGCGTTCAGGAGTTCGGGGAGGAATTTGAAATCCAGCCCGACTGTGCCCCCGAAGAACTGATCCGCGCGGCCCGCACCAGCGTGGCCCTGGACCGCTTCGTGGAACAGCATGCGCTGACCTCGCTGGCCTACTATGCCGAGAGCACGCCCGGCAGTGACAACGAGGACGTGATCAGTTCGGTGATTCTGGGGTGCTCACTGCTCACGGCACGCGGCATTCCAGTGGCCGGGGAATACGAGGTCAAGAACGCCCAGGCCATGAAAATCATGGACAGCTTCGGCGTGGGCGGTTCCTTCACCGAGTTCTACGGGATAGATTTTGCCGACGACGTGGTCCTAATGGGCCATGACGGTCCCGGTCACGTCGGCATCGCGCAGGGCAAAACCAAGGTGCGTCCGCTGGCGGTCTATCACGGCAAGGTGGGCAGCGGCCTCAGCGTGGAAATGTCCGTGCAACATGGTCCTGTGACCCTGCTCTCGGTGGTGGAAGACGGCGGCAGCCTCAAACTGCTGGTGGCCCAAGGAGAGTCGGTGCCTGGCCCTATTCTGGAAATCGGCAATACCAACAGCCGTTATCGGTTTTCCCTGGGGGCTCGCGGTTTTGTTGAGGCCTGGAACGCCCAGGGGCCGGCGCACCATTGCGCGGTGGGCGTGGGGCACATCGCAGACCGCATCCACAAGCTGGGGGCCCTGAAGGGGCTCCGGGTGATTCAGGTGTGTTGA
- the rhaS gene encoding rhamnose ABC transporter substrate-binding protein translates to MKKRVLLLSALALGLSTLSFAQAPASIKKGLKITLLPKNINNPYNVIETSGGLEAAKEIGATAKVVGPSDAGASSQVSYINTAIAQRQDALILAANDANALLPYLNRAKQAGVKIVTMDSDTAVSGRTLFINQANSEGIGRAQVQLLGKLINYKGDIAVLSATPNATNQNTWIKWMQEELKLPKYKDMKLVKIAYGNDDDQKSFTEMQGLIQAYPNLKGVISPTTVGISAGARYLSTSPSKGKVALTGLGTPNQMRAFVKDGTVTAFQLWNPADVGYLATYAAGALASGMITGKQGETFMAGKLGKYTVGKNGEVVLGPPYTFDKANIDKFDF, encoded by the coding sequence ATGAAAAAGCGAGTTCTGCTGTTGTCCGCCCTGGCCCTTGGCCTGTCGACCCTGTCGTTCGCCCAGGCACCTGCCAGCATCAAGAAGGGCCTGAAGATCACGCTGCTGCCCAAGAACATCAACAACCCCTACAACGTCATCGAGACGAGCGGCGGGCTGGAGGCCGCCAAGGAGATCGGGGCCACCGCCAAAGTCGTGGGACCGTCCGACGCTGGGGCCAGCAGTCAGGTCAGCTACATCAACACGGCCATCGCGCAGCGCCAGGACGCGCTGATTCTGGCGGCCAACGATGCCAACGCACTGTTGCCGTACCTGAACCGGGCCAAGCAGGCCGGGGTCAAGATCGTGACGATGGATTCCGACACCGCCGTGTCGGGGCGCACCCTCTTCATCAATCAGGCCAACAGCGAGGGCATTGGCCGCGCACAGGTGCAACTGCTGGGCAAACTGATCAACTACAAGGGCGACATCGCGGTCCTGAGCGCCACGCCCAACGCCACCAACCAGAACACCTGGATCAAGTGGATGCAAGAAGAGCTGAAACTGCCCAAGTACAAGGACATGAAACTGGTCAAGATCGCCTACGGCAACGACGATGACCAGAAGTCCTTCACGGAGATGCAGGGCCTGATCCAGGCATATCCCAACCTGAAAGGAGTGATCTCGCCCACCACCGTCGGCATCTCGGCCGGAGCGCGTTACCTATCCACCAGCCCCAGCAAGGGCAAGGTGGCCCTGACCGGTCTGGGCACGCCCAACCAGATGCGCGCCTTCGTCAAGGACGGCACCGTGACCGCCTTCCAGCTGTGGAACCCGGCCGACGTGGGCTACCTCGCCACCTATGCGGCGGGCGCGCTTGCCAGCGGCATGATCACCGGCAAGCAGGGCGAGACCTTCATGGCCGGCAAGCTGGGCAAGTACACCGTGGGCAAGAATGGGGAGGTGGTGCTGGGACCGCCCTACACCTTCGATAAAGCCAACATCGACAAGTTCGATTTCTGA